A genomic stretch from Deltaproteobacteria bacterium includes:
- a CDS encoding nitroreductase → MDLAEAIYSRKCTRGFKSEPVPKKTLMRLLGAAHQAPSARNIQPWQFIVVTNPALERLAQKLVSRYQEEQTGTLGWPELPAPFQARSQRFGQELATFAQQTHGFDLVTSSFNFHGAPAAILLTMDQQLPSARLLDLGMAAQNMVLKAHALGLGTCPIGMVLRYEGVIREELRLPESVNIVLTIAVGVPDPALAINEFKSSREDLAEFMTWIEN, encoded by the coding sequence ATGGATTTGGCGGAAGCGATCTATAGCCGGAAGTGCACCCGGGGTTTTAAATCGGAGCCGGTTCCCAAAAAGACTCTAATGCGTTTGCTGGGAGCCGCCCACCAGGCACCTTCAGCCCGAAACATACAACCCTGGCAGTTTATCGTGGTAACCAATCCCGCTCTGGAGCGGCTGGCCCAGAAACTGGTATCCCGTTACCAGGAGGAGCAAACGGGCACTTTAGGCTGGCCGGAACTCCCTGCGCCGTTTCAGGCGCGCAGCCAGCGTTTTGGTCAAGAATTAGCCACCTTCGCCCAACAGACCCATGGATTTGACCTGGTGACCAGCAGCTTTAATTTTCATGGGGCACCAGCCGCAATCTTGCTCACTATGGACCAGCAGCTGCCAAGTGCCCGTCTTTTGGATCTGGGCATGGCAGCCCAGAACATGGTGTTAAAAGCCCATGCCCTGGGGCTGGGTACCTGTCCCATCGGGATGGTCTTGAGATATGAAGGGGTGATCCGGGAAGAATTGCGCCTACCGGAAAGTGTGAACATTGTTTTGACCATTGCCGTCGGGGTCCCGGACCCGGCTTTGGCGATCAATGAATTTAAATCCTCCCGCGAGGACCTGGCAGAGTTTATGACTTGGATAGAAAATTAA
- a CDS encoding ATP-binding cassette domain-containing protein: MRATLTCLGLNNLSDRDPASLSGGQKQLLALASVLALQPQLLVLDEPTNDLDPWWVDNLLQILQGLRREQHLSLLLLGQDLRLTEHCDRIVFLEQGSITAAGPPAEILPQVKIFRRLRLSPHPLAALFHDLGQLLWPLTLNKAESVARQLGLGEREVRERVEAALKQVRLVELADEDPFSLTNGQRQRLAVAAVLALAPTVIILDEPTTGLDHTEQLGMMTLIRDLNRQGHTIIIVTHSMWAAAEYANRLIILRDGRLVLDGPTRQVLAQEEVLAACHLYPPLVVRLAHRLGFSALNADEFRARVAS, encoded by the coding sequence GTGCGGGCTACCCTAACCTGCCTGGGCCTCAATAACCTGTCAGATCGGGACCCGGCCAGCCTTTCGGGGGGCCAGAAGCAACTGCTGGCCCTGGCCTCGGTGCTGGCCTTACAGCCCCAACTGCTGGTGTTGGATGAACCGACCAATGATTTGGATCCCTGGTGGGTGGATAATTTGCTGCAAATATTGCAAGGACTGCGCCGGGAACAGCATCTGAGCCTGCTGCTTCTGGGTCAGGACTTGCGGTTGACCGAGCATTGTGACCGCATTGTCTTCTTGGAGCAGGGCAGCATTACCGCCGCCGGACCACCTGCGGAGATCCTGCCCCAGGTCAAAATTTTCCGCCGTCTGAGGCTGAGTCCGCACCCGCTGGCCGCGCTGTTTCATGACCTGGGACAGCTGCTTTGGCCCCTGACCTTAAACAAAGCCGAGTCGGTCGCCCGGCAACTGGGTCTGGGAGAGAGGGAGGTTCGGGAGCGGGTGGAAGCTGCCCTCAAGCAGGTTCGTCTTGTGGAGCTGGCCGACGAAGATCCCTTCAGTCTCACCAACGGTCAGCGGCAACGGCTGGCGGTGGCCGCAGTCCTGGCTTTGGCCCCCACCGTGATTATCCTGGACGAGCCTACTACTGGTCTGGATCACACTGAGCAATTGGGGATGATGACCCTGATCCGTGATCTCAACCGCCAGGGCCATACTATCATAATAGTTACCCATTCTATGTGGGCAGCGGCGGAATATGCTAATCGCCTGATTATTCTTCGCGATGGCCGCCTGGTGTTGGACGGCCCCACCCGCCAGGTGTTGGCCCAGGAAGAGGTGCTGGCGGCTTGCCACCTATACCCGCCGCTGGTAGTACGTTTGGCCCACCGGTTGGGCTTTTCCGCCCTCAATGCCGATGAATTCCGTGCCCGAGTCGCCTCCTGA
- a CDS encoding YkgJ family cysteine cluster protein, with translation MNVSKQTEIEPVRLSLDSTFKFRCHKGLDCFTHCCARTTIRLTPYDILRLRHRLGISSGEFLKRYTRQDHHEKTGLPVVILDMSQDPEGRCPFVSPEGCSVYEDRPVTCRYYPLGQGSVLTDAGLEEFYVYIQEEHCQGFGGESETTVEAWRREQGAEKYDEMNREWKIMMLLDYPQDRIVINDRIRRLFYMVAYDLDQFRKFVFESPFLNVFEIGPDLLARIKTDDEELLRFGYQYLKHMLMITPTLKMSDEASQLVNPSITRLDIEF, from the coding sequence GAATGTATCAAAGCAAACCGAAATCGAGCCTGTCCGACTGTCGTTGGATAGTACCTTTAAGTTTCGCTGTCATAAGGGCTTAGATTGTTTTACCCACTGTTGTGCCCGGACCACGATCAGATTAACCCCTTATGATATTCTGCGCCTGCGCCACCGCCTGGGAATTAGTTCGGGGGAGTTTTTAAAACGCTATACCCGTCAGGATCATCATGAAAAAACTGGCCTGCCAGTGGTCATCCTGGATATGAGCCAGGACCCGGAGGGGCGTTGTCCTTTTGTCAGTCCGGAGGGGTGCTCTGTCTATGAAGACCGCCCGGTTACCTGCCGCTACTACCCTTTGGGTCAAGGGAGCGTGCTGACTGATGCCGGCCTGGAAGAGTTCTATGTCTATATTCAGGAGGAGCATTGTCAGGGCTTTGGAGGGGAGAGCGAAACAACCGTGGAAGCCTGGCGACGGGAGCAGGGAGCGGAGAAATATGATGAGATGAACCGGGAGTGGAAGATCATGATGCTCCTTGATTATCCGCAAGATCGGATCGTCATTAATGACCGCATCCGCCGGCTTTTTTATATGGTCGCCTATGACCTGGATCAGTTCCGTAAATTCGTCTTCGAAAGCCCCTTTTTGAATGTGTTCGAGATCGGTCCGGACCTGCTGGCGCGCATCAAGACTGACGATGAGGAACTGCTCCGCTTCGGCTACCAGTACCTCAAACATATGTTGATGATTACGCCGACCCTGAAGATGAGCGACGAGGCCAGCCAACTGGTAAATCCGTCCATAACCCGATTAGACATTGAATTTTAG